A region from the Triticum aestivum cultivar Chinese Spring chromosome 3D, IWGSC CS RefSeq v2.1, whole genome shotgun sequence genome encodes:
- the LOC123078597 gene encoding myosin IB heavy chain: MDRFRPLRRIQVEPERAAPPPAPPAVAIGEAAAVPAAGMLMGAKVRRRAAVYRDCMGDYIGVHNDPCLAKILSKQGDNKVLFADKVLKFTQSGKMKRRILVITDFALYLVDPDADILKRRIALAAVDKLCISKLSDNFFAIIVPTEYDCLMASTRKKEIVDVIVKAIKSTSEYEPEVASSNRFEYHAAAEVIKEVEFEEADGRVKTRITLKEKP; the protein is encoded by the exons ATGGATCGATTCCGGCCGCTCAGGCGGATCCAGGTGGAGCCCGAGCGCGCTGCCCCGCCCCCTGCCCCGCCGGCGGTGGCAATCGGCGAAGCGGCTGCGGTGCCCGCGGCCGGGATGCTCATGGGTGCCAAGGTGCGGCGCCGCGCGGCCGTCTACCGCGACTGCATGGGCGACTACATCGGCGTGCACAACGACCCGTGCCTGGCCAAGATCCTGTCCAAGCAAG GGGATAACAAAGTTCTGTTTGCGGACAAGGTGCTGAAGTTCACTCAGTCAGGAAAGATGAAAAGGCGCATCCTTGTGATCACAGACTTTGCTCTCTACCTTGTCGACCCTGATGCTGATATATTGAAGAGAAGAATAGCACTTGCAGCTGTTGATAAGCTATGTATAAGCAAGCTCAGTGATAACTTCTTTGCAATCATTGTGCCGACGGAGTATGATTGTTTAATGGCCagcactagaaagaaagaaatcgTTGATGTTATAGTTAAGGCTATCAAGAGCACATCTGAGTATGAACCTGAGGTGGCTTCCTCTAACAG GTTTGAGTACCATGCTGCTGCCGAAGTGATTAAAGAAGTTGAATTTGAAGAAGCTGATG GACGCGTCAAAACTAGGATCACCCTCAAGGAGAAGCCATGA